The Megalobrama amblycephala isolate DHTTF-2021 linkage group LG13, ASM1881202v1, whole genome shotgun sequence genome contains a region encoding:
- the LOC125243960 gene encoding cartilage matrix protein-like → MKTSLLILLVICCSCVCQRRPSKQSPLDTTAQTHNTESSCGGRPLDLIFVIDSSRSVRPDDFERVKSFIRDVLLFLDVARDQTRVGLVQFGSVVQNEFFLNSYFQARY, encoded by the exons ATGAAGACCTCATTACTCATTCTGCTGGTCATCTGCTGCAGTTGTGTGTGTCAGCGGAGACCCAGCAAACAATCACCGCTGGACACAACAGCCCAGACCCACAACACAG AGAGTTCTTGTGGCGGACGCCCGCTGGATCTCATCtttgtgattgacagctctCGCAGTGTCCGGCCTGATGACTTCGAGAGGGTCAAGTCCTTCATCAGGGACGTGCTGCTGTTCCTGGACGTGGCTCGCGATCAGACGCGCGTGGGACTCGTGCAGTTCGGCAGCGTCGTGCAGAATGAGTTCTTCCTGAACAGCTACTTTCAGGCCCGGTACTAG
- the LOC125243959 gene encoding matrilin-2-like, which produces MPPLAPPRPRPGYFEKQQMERAVRSMEHLASGTMTGLALQFTREQAFSLARGARPAHMQVPRIAVVVTDGRPQDSVEEEAARARQDGIQIFAVGVGRVDMATLRAIGSEPHAEHVHLVASFSQIETLVSVFHSKLCADQRSVSQPCKCGKMMLFHNTTNEALLRISRKLETVMKRIEVLEIQRQLV; this is translated from the exons ATGCCCCCCCTAGCCCCCCCTAGACCCCGCCCTGGCTACTTTGAGAAGCAGCAGATGGAGCGGGCCGTCCGGAGCATGGAGCACCTGGCGTCGGGCACCATGACCGGGTTAGCGCTGCAGTTCACGCGGgagcaggcgttttctctggcgCGCGGCGCGCGGCCCGCTCACATGCAGGTGCCGCGCATCGCCGTGGTGGTGACAGACGGCCGGCCGCAGGACTCTGTGGAGGAGGAAGCGGCTCGTGCACGACAGGACGGGATACAGATCTTCGCGGTGGGCGTCGGTCGTGTTGACATGGCAACCCTGCGAGCCATCGGGAGCGAGCCGCACGCGGAACATGTGCATCTGGTGGCCAGTTTCAGCCAGATAGAAACTCTCGTTTCTGTCTTCCACTCAAAGCTGTGCGCAG ATCAGCGGTCAGTGTCACAACCGTGTAAATGTGGGAAGATGATGCTGTTTCACAACACGACCAATGAAGCGCTGCTGAGGATTTCACGGAAGT